A region of the bacterium genome:
GCAGAGCGGTTGCATCACCTTGGTGAGACGGGATTTGAGCCGGGTGGAATTGCCTGCGGCCATTATAATAATGTTCAGGCCTTTCATGGACTTGTCCTGCTTAGGCTGAATTCGTCGAAAAGATCAATCCCCGAGTGACAGGATTCCGTCAGGGATCCTGTCATCCCGAGCGCCAGCGAGGGATCTCATACCCACCAAGGAGGTAGGAGATTCCTCGGCCCCTTTGGGCCTCGGAATGACAACACCTACGGTTGATAGTGCGGATCGGTGTCTTCGTCTTCCTGCCACCTCCGCTCGGCCGGAGCCTGAACTTCGCCCAAGAGATCGTTGATCTCCTCCCGAGTCAGGAGCGGCGCGGCCGGCCGAACCGGAGCCGGAACCGACATCGGCGCCGGTTTGGGGGTTTCGGCCAAGCTGGCATTTTTCCCCATCTTCCAAGGGCGGAAGCGCCAAGCTTCTCCCTCGCGGCGGGCATGGAAAACTTGGATCCGGACGCCTTGGAGGTAAGCCAGGAGGTATTGCAGGTCGGCGTCGATCTCGAGGGCGAAAATCCATACCCTCATCTGGAGCTGCTGGCTTTTCAAGGCTTGGGGAAAAAGATGGGTCCAGATTCCGCAATTCTTTTGAATCCAATGGTAGTCGGGCAGCAAGCGGGAAAGGCTTTCCGAATTGCATTGGCGCTGCAGCCAAACGAAGGTCAACTCGCCGGCCGGATTGCCCAGCAGATAATCGATCCGCGACTCGCCTTCCCGGATCGGAAAACCTTGATCGAGGACTTCGGCGCCGCGCTCCAGCTTGGCGAAGCTCGCCGGCAGGACCTTGGCCAAGGCTTCGAAATCGCCTTTCCGTCCCCGCACCACCCGGAAGGTATTTTTGAAAGCTTTTCCCGGTTTCTCCAACATCTTGGAGACCGAACCCCGTTGCCAGAATTTTTTAGAACTCATTTCAAAACCTATTATAACCCGTAGGTCAGGGCCTTCAGGCCCTGACGCCGGGGGCTAAAGCCCCCGGTCTACCGATATCAAAATCCTAACCTTGTTGGACGAGCCGGGCAAAATAGGAGGGGCTTTCGGCGTCGCGATCCTGCTTCTTCTCCCAAGCGCGGAAACGGGCATGGAGCTTCTGCTCGATGCCCTTCAAGCAGGAAGTCACGAAGGCCCGCGGGTGGGAGAGGACGACCGGCTCCTGGATGGCGATCGAATGCAGCAAGTACCGATCGAAGGGCACGTAACCCAATAAATTGAGCCGAACGTTCTGGAGATGCTTGGCCACCACGCCGCGCAATTTCTTCAAGGCGCCGTGGGCCTCGGCCTCGTCCTTCACCCGGTTGAGCACCAAGTTGAACTCGACCCGCTCGGGCAGCTCCTGGGCGATGCACTTGATCAAACCGTAGGCGTCGATCAAGGCGGTGACCTCGGGATTCGTCACCAGGACGGTCTCATGGGCCGGCCTCAGCCAACGGAGGTTGGCCGGCGAAATCCCCGCCGCCAAATCCACCAAGACCAGATCGAATTGCGGCTCCAAGCTGCCCAGCTCCCGCGAGAGGATGGCGATTTCGTAGGGCTCGAGGCTGGAGAGCTGGCTCGATCCCATGCCGCCGGGCAGGAGCTTGACTCCGCCCGGCCCGGTCAGGAGCACGTCCTGCAGGGCGCGCCGGCCGGCCAGGACGTCGCCGATATCGCCCTGCGGCTCGAGGCCGAGCAGGAGGTGGTCGTTGGCCAAACCGAAGTCGGCGTCGAGGATCAGGACCCGCAAGCCGCGGCGGCTGAAAGTGATGCCGAGATTGGTGGTGAAGGTGGTCTTGCCGGTGCCGCCCTTGCCGCTGGCGATGGCGATCACCTTGCATTGGGCCGGCGGGATGCTCCGCTCGGGCCGCGCAAGCTCTTCTCCGAATTCGAAGGGAACAGCGACCGGCTCGCACTCGAAGCTGAAGGCCGGCTCTCCCGAGCTTGCACTTGTTTCACGAACAAGATCGAAAGATCTTGAGCCCAAGCGACACCTCGGCGATTTCGAAAAGTTGTGGTTTTAGGTCCGGGCGCGTTTGTGACACAGGCTGTCAAAATTGGCAAGACCCTTGTACAGCATGGCGTTGACAAAGCGGGGTTCCCCGCTTAGGACGCGCACCATGTTTCGGAAGATCCACGCCCTCGCCGCACTCGCCACGCCACTAGCCCTCTTCGCCTGCGCCGCGCCCAAAAGCATGCCGTCGGATTTGGCCAGTTTGCGCAGCTCCGAGGAGCTGGGCCAAGCCTCGCGGCGCGCCTACGGCCAGGCCCAATCGGCGAGCTCCAAGGATGAAAAGCTGAAATTCTCCCATGAGGGCATCGTCTACGCCCAAAAGTGCCTCAAGTCGGCGCCCCAAGAACCGGCCTGCCTCTATTTCGAAACCCTCAACACCGGGATTTACATCCGCCACCACATCCCCAATTACCAGCGGGGCCTCAAGACCATGGTGCGGAACTGCGAAACCCTGATCGAAGTCCGTCCGGATTTCGAACAAGCCGGCTGCTACCGGGTCTTGGGCAACATTTATTCCCAGGCCCCCTCCTTCTCGCTCAACCCCAAGAACATCACCCAGGATCTGGACAAATCGGTGACCTATTTCCGGGAAGCGGTGAAATTGGCCCCGGACTACCCGCTCAACCGGCTCTTTCTGGCCAAGGCCCTGGAGCAAACCGGGGAAACCGACGAAGCCAAGACCGAGCTTCAGGCCTTCGACCGGCTGCCGCCCGGCGACCTCGAACGAGACTACCCGGACTGGAAAAAAGAGCGCGACGCGCTGGCACAGAGCTTGCTGAAATAACTAATTTTCACTATGCAATGGCGAACCAAACCCGGAGGAAAATATGGCCAGCGTCAATAAAGTGATTTTGATCGGCAACCTCGGCAGCGATCCCGAGGTGAAATACACCCCGAGCGGCACCGCCGTCGCCAACTTCAATATCGCCACCAACGAATCTTGGCTGAGCAAGGATGGGAAGAAGGAAGAACGGACCGAGTGGCACAAGATCGTGGTGTGGAGCAAGCTGGCCGAGCTCTGCGGCGAGTACCTGTCCAAGGGCCGGCCGGTTTACATCGAGGGCCGGCTCCAGACCCGGGAATGGAACGACAAGGACGGCAACAAGCGTTACACCACCGAGATCGTCGCTCAGACCATCCAATTCCTCGGCGGACCCGGCGAAC
Encoded here:
- a CDS encoding P-loop NTPase, which encodes MGSRSFDLVRETSASSGEPAFSFECEPVAVPFEFGEELARPERSIPPAQCKVIAIASGKGGTGKTTFTTNLGITFSRRGLRVLILDADFGLANDHLLLGLEPQGDIGDVLAGRRALQDVLLTGPGGVKLLPGGMGSSQLSSLEPYEIAILSRELGSLEPQFDLVLVDLAAGISPANLRWLRPAHETVLVTNPEVTALIDAYGLIKCIAQELPERVEFNLVLNRVKDEAEAHGALKKLRGVVAKHLQNVRLNLLGYVPFDRYLLHSIAIQEPVVLSHPRAFVTSCLKGIEQKLHARFRAWEKKQDRDAESPSYFARLVQQG
- a CDS encoding tetratricopeptide repeat protein is translated as MFRKIHALAALATPLALFACAAPKSMPSDLASLRSSEELGQASRRAYGQAQSASSKDEKLKFSHEGIVYAQKCLKSAPQEPACLYFETLNTGIYIRHHIPNYQRGLKTMVRNCETLIEVRPDFEQAGCYRVLGNIYSQAPSFSLNPKNITQDLDKSVTYFREAVKLAPDYPLNRLFLAKALEQTGETDEAKTELQAFDRLPPGDLERDYPDWKKERDALAQSLLK
- a CDS encoding single-stranded DNA-binding protein, with protein sequence MASVNKVILIGNLGSDPEVKYTPSGTAVANFNIATNESWLSKDGKKEERTEWHKIVVWSKLAELCGEYLSKGRPVYIEGRLQTREWNDKDGNKRYTTEIVAQTIQFLGGPGERGERSEGRPARSARGGSPGIEEAVPVEADDDIPF